Part of the Pyricularia oryzae 70-15 chromosome 3, whole genome shotgun sequence genome, CGTCTGGCCATACCCGCTCTTCTTGGCCAGACCACGGGCGCTCGCTCACGCTGGAGGACAAAATCAAAGCCGGCCGACTCTGGCAGTGAGGCTGCGTCTCCTGATGCTCCCCCTCCTCCCcgtgaggagtttttgctcGCTGCCGAGACGGGCTCTGGAAAGACGCTGGCCTACCTCGTTCCGGCCTTTAACGCGCTGAAGGAAGCCGAGGCTAGTGACCCGGACATAATCGCGTACAACCAGCGACGTGCGGAGGAACGAGCGCTCCTGGCCAAGAACCCAGGGTCCAAGATCAAGACCCGTCCGGAACCCCATCCCACCATGTCTCGGCCCCGCGTTGTGATCTTGGTGCCGACGGCTGAGCTCGTCGACCAGGTCGGCCGCGTCGCCAAATCACTATCACACGTCGCAAAGGCGCGCACTCGTATGATCTCAGCCAACATGTCGGCAACCATGATAGAGAATGACGTTTTCTCTCCGGCAGGCATCGATATTCTCATCTCGACGCCGCATCTTCTGGCCTCGATAGCGGAATCACATCCTAATATCCTTTCCCGTGTCTCGCATCTCGTGGTCGATGAAGCAGACTCACTGCTTGACCGCAGCTTCAGCGAAGTCACCACGCCAATCATCGATCGCGCCCTGCCATCAATCCGCCAGCTTGTGCTCTGTTCAGCTACGATCCCAAGGCGCCTAGACAACTACCTGGCTTCTCGCTTCCCCAACATGCGGCGTATCACCACACCCAACCTACACGCCATCCCCCGTCGCGTTCAGCTCGGTGTTATCGACGTGGCTCGCGACCCGTACCGCGGCAACAAGAACATTGCATGTGCCGATGCCATTTGGTCCATAGGCAAGGAAGCTGGTCGTCACGAGGGTCCCGTCAAGGGCCAGGTAGATGTTCGCCGCATCATGGTCTTTGTCAACGAGCGTGAGAAGACGCAAGAAGTGGCCGAGTACCTCAAATCGAAGGGCATCGACGCCGTTGCTCTCCACCGTGACACATCGGAGGAGCGCCAGTCCGAAATGCTTGCCTCCTTTACATCGAACGAGACCATGAGCATTCCGACCCCTGAGGGCGGAGTCGCCGGCAGCCCCCGGAGCAGTCGCACGCTGCCCAACACCAAAGTCATTGTGGCCACCGATTTGGCATCAAGAGGAATCGACACTCTGGCGGTGCGCCACGTTGTTCTCTACGACGTCCCCCACACCACAATTGACTTTATCCACCGTCTTGGCCGCGCCGGTCGTATGGGCCGTCGTGGACGCGGTATTGTGCTTGTCGGTAACGATGACCGCAAGGATATTGTTGCAGAAGTGAAGGAGAGCATGTTCATGGGACAAGCTTTGGTGTAAAAATGTATAAAATGTAAACAAAGATTTTAAGTTTTGTATTCCCTTTGTGGGCGCTTGTTCACATTCATGTATCAACAGTTAGAAAAAGAGAGCGGTGGCATCAGGACTTGTACCGGTAGACATATGTATCATTACTATATTTGTTCTGAATAAGAATCAAACGATCACAGAAAAAGTGTGTATATAGGTTGTATCAAGTTTGGTTTGTGGATAGTACGTGGTATTGATTTACGTGAAAGACAATGTTTTGATGCAATGGAATCACATGCATGAAGGGCGATAGAATTAAAGGTTGCAGTTTGGTCGAAGCTtaaggtaaattgaacatgTGGGGTCGTGCCCCAAATCTGACTTTTGTTTCTGCCGCGGGCGGTAAAAGGGGGTCTCTTTGGTTAATTGCAGACTTGACTTGAGCTCCATGTTTGTCGGTGACGTCCTCTGATCATTTGTTTACTTGCCCGCCACCAGAGACAGGCATTCTGATCATACCAAATTTGCCAAAAGCATCAACATTCCTCATCATCAGAAACCAAAACAATCTACAAATTCCAGAACCGCGATCCCACGCGCCGAGTTGGCATCTTTTTGCAagcatctcttttttttttgcaattcCAACCCTCGGAGCAAAAGCTCACCGATCCCCGGTCGATCCCCCTCCCTCCCTTCAAGATGTCTGTCCCGCCGCAGATAATCCAAGTTAAGCGCAAGAGAAACGACGATGGGCCAGTCACTTTCCTACGTCCGTGACAACATCAAAGTCCCTCCCGTGGTCGGGAAGCTCTACTGCATCGTACTGACGGCAGCGTTTGAAGGCATCGAACAAAGCACGAAGCGACACCGCAGCGGCGCCTTTCTCTACCAGCGGCGAGACCCCGAAGCCGCCCTCGGAGCGGCACCGGTAGCGAATGGCACCGCCGGCCAGCCGAGGGATCAGGCATCGACCTGCGCGCCGACCATCACGGCCACTCGACCGGGCGACGAGAACCTCCCGCTAGATGCGGTCAAGCGGTCACACGCCGCAGCCATCGGAGATGGCGCCGCTGGCAAGCCCACTACGCCCCAAAAGACACGCCTGCGCCAGGCCGTCGGTGCCGGCAGCccaggcggcggcgtcgattCGAGTCCGCGGGCCCTCCGCGGGGCGAGGgatgcggcggcgggcgggaTGACGCAGGCGCTGCCCACGGTCCCGGCCAGCGTGACCTCGAGGGTGATGATCGAGCCGCGCAGGTTCCACCTTTCTCGTAGGCACATGGCCGAGAGGCAGTCTTCGATGAACTCGCGGGTCACAAAGTCCTCGGGTACGTCCAAGGGCATGGGTCCGGCGACTTTTGTGGAGAGGAGCAGCAAGCGGAAGCGGACCGGTGAACCAAAGACACCGATAACGGCTACGTATCCAGGACAGAGGACACCACCCAAGGTTCTTGGGGCAGACGGCGAAAAGGGGATGGAGGGTGACGGGGCATCAGCAGAGGCCAAGACGGAGGATCGCAAGAAGCTGAAAATGCCGTCCAAGCGATCCGCCGTGTCGAGACCATCTGGGCCTAGGCTGCCTGACTCTTTCGTCAACCGTTGGGATACGGACATGGATCAGCTTGCACGGGAGATGAACGACTACACTTTGGAGCTGATAGCAAGGGACCTGGAGAAGATCAAGGAGCGGGACGAGGCAGCGGCACCAATGTCAAACTCTGCCAGGCAGACGCCGGtcaagaacaacaacaacgcgCCCCTATCGACAGCATCCCCCTCGCCCAGGAGATTCAAGCCGCAAGCTCCCTCCAAACGCTATGCGGAGCGACATCCAGAGGAGGCAGCCgccgcggctgctgctgctgctgctgcggcagaGGCTGATATGAGCATGGATGTGGACGACGCGAGCGACACGGAGGAGGATGAAGGCGACTACATAATCGAAACATATGTTCGCGTTGCCGCCGACAGCATCACGACCGAGGCGACGCCTGATCAAGTCGGTCTGCTAGTCTTGGACAATGAGCCTGATATCGACTACTTTTACGGCGAAGAAAGCGACAGTGAGGAGGAGtatgaagacgacgaggacgagaacggtacgtttttttcttttcttttttttttcttcttttcttctctacCAGTTGGTTTGATGGGATCAATCACATTGGATCTTGGAGCTACATTCCGGCAGGGGTATCAGCACAACTCGAATATCAGGCTAATCCTAAACGCGCGGGCAGCGGAGAATTATTACACGGCAGACTACCCGGATGACGAGGTGGCTTCGGGTGACGAGTTCGATCGCGACGCGTACCTGTATCAAATGGGCATGTCTGAGTTTGACGGAGGTTCGGGATCGGACAGCggagacgacgacgaagacggCGGCGTCCCGGGCCGTTTCAAAATTACGATCGGCCGTCCACAGAATCTTCCTCAGCTTTACTAGGGCGGCCAATTCACCAGAAGCAAAGGAAAAGCAACGCTCACCGGTTTTCAAGTCATGTTTCAGTGTTTCACAGCaagggggagtcgtggcgaTGTTTTTCTTGACGAAGTGAGGGATAAAAGATGTAACCCTGGTCTAATATCCATCCAGCTCTCTGGAACCCTGGATTCTATTTGGGTTCTCGGTTCTCGGTTCTTTGGTTCTTCCTTTGTCGATCCGACAGCGGCGTCTCGAAGCGAGAGACGTGAATTACTGGTGTGTACTATATAATAAATGCATAGCGAGGTTCTTGTATAGCACTTTTGTATGGAGAGGGGCTACTTACTATAATTCGAGAAAATTATCACTGCATCGCGATAATCGACTACATTAGCGCCTCCTGTACGTTGTCGGTTGTTCCTCCGGCGTGGTACAAGATAGCAAGTTGACACAGTGTCGATCTCTTGCATGTTATCGACGCCGAGAATCTCTGGTCAGCTTCTCCGCAGAAATCTGCTTGTGATTTTCCATGGAACCAGGGTTTTTTTCCACTGGAATTGACTGATTCTGATTTTGCTTTTTGTGGTTACGAGCTGTGAAAGCATTGCGCAAGTGCCATTCTTTGCTTCTTgctgcacccacctagccTATTATTGAAACAATTTTTTTCTGCACTATaacaaaaaggcaaaatCAGGCACTAGGGGTCCCTTTTTTGGGGGAACAATGAGGGAACACCATCGTCATCGGTTTTGAGAAGGAAAACTTCTCGGTAAATGCAAGAAATCAAGAAAACAGACGCCACCGGAGATCGATCCGGGAAAGAAAATGGAGGAAAAAGAAGGgatagaaaaaagaagaacgccATTGCTGATAATTGTTCAATGGTCAAAGGAGatcaaaaaaagggggggaatGGGGGGAGATAATGCGCGCATCTGGATTCTGGAAACGTTCAGCAAATCGTCAGATATGCACGACATACTGGAGTAAAACACCCTTGACACCTTGCTCCTCTTTCCTCACAAAAAATGTAGAAGGTACAGTACCTACTACCTCacccacctacctaggtaggcaagaaggtacctaggtacgcaaCTACGCAATACACCCCCCTCTGTCGCAACGTAGTGAACAGCCTAACTATAGTCTGGGAGGGGGTATTTTCGCCACCCCGAATATATGGTATCATATGCACCTCAATAGTATCGCgcagaaataaaagaaataCTCCAAAACACAGGCGAGGATGCAAGAAAAAAGTCTGCTGCCAAagcctattttttttatttgtttccATCAATGGAATAAATAAAGATTGGTGAGTAACTATGGTAATAATGCTGGAGGGGGTACTACTAGGAATAAGAGAGACTAAAATGGACAAAAAGAGATGCCaaggttttttgttttcaagAGAATGTTTCCGTCCCCTCCCAAATGCCGAATTCAGacggtttttgttttgtttttggccAAAAAGAATCAAACCACGCCTGACGCCTTggatgtgaaaaaaaaagaaagaacatGCTCGGTGTTCGTCTCTGGACGATTAAGGGAATAGAaggcaggaaaaaaaaaagagatatcGAAGAGGGGGTTGATTAAATAACAtagctgaaaaaaaaacaacccaGTAAAAAGCAGCCTGATACGCCGGTGTGATGTGGGACATTgaggagagaagaaaaattgTGAAAAGAATTGAAGAAGGTTTTAATCTCATAAGCGAGGAACATAGTCGCGCGGCTGCTCGCCCGCCGCCTGCGCGTGCTGTTCGTCCCATGTGGGGAGCCCGCGTTCTCTTCGCTGCTGGTCACGAATAGCCTCTGTGTGACGAATTCTGTTAGCTTTTGTCCAatgcagaaaaaaagggatggGGATTTAGGAATATCATGTACTTACTCAGATGCGCCGCCCACCTCTTATCCTCGTCGCTCACGAACCAGTAATCCCTATCGAGGACGATCTCGGGATACCTCTCGATCAGGCCGGGGGGCGAGCGGCTCGTGTCGCGCTCGTGGATCCATTCCAACAAGGgctcgccgtcgtcgccgtaaaCGAGACCGCCGCGGCCGTCCATGACGGGTATGACCTTGTTGGTGCGGTAGTACATGCTGGTGACGCCGGCCTGCTCGCGCTGCGCCGGCAGGTTGAGCGACCTCTCGGGCTGCGTGACGTACATGTCCAGGCCCGGGTTCTGCGGGCCGGTGGGGCCGATGGCCTTGTTGAAGGCCGTGGTGACGTCCTTCCACGTCGTGCGCTTGTCGTGCTTCTTGCGCGCATAAATCACAAAGTGCTCGTGCGCCATGGGGTACTTTTGGTTCgggtggccgccgccgccgagctcCGACACCGGGCCCGCCGATGACAAGGTCGGTGTTGCCGTCGTCGGCGAGGCCTCGTCGGCCGAGTACTCGCCCGTGCGTTCCTTCTTTCCGCGCTTGGCGCGCTTGCGTATCGTGGGCTGCTTGGTGACGAGCCCGGGCGAGCAGCGACGCGACGAGCGGGCGCTGGCGGCCTGGTAGACCTCGGGGGTCATGGCGAGGGCGAACCTGGTCGTGTTGATGACGAGTGGCGGCAGGCCCGGCGAGGAGAGGCTCGACCTCTCGGAGAAGCTCCTGACCGGCCTTGGCGGTGCGGAAAACTGCGTCGGAGGAGTGGTGGCAAAGGTGGTGGAGAAGGACTGGGAGAGCGGTGAGTCTGCGCACAGCGACGGGGGCGTGGATGAAGCAAGGGAGGCGGAGCTGTTGCGTCTGTCCCAGGCTGGCCAGTCGCGGGGCCTAAAGTCGCTGCTGCTGTAGCCATCGTCTGGAATCTTGGCAAAGAGCTCATGGATTGATGGTAGAGTACATTTGCGCTGTTGGCGATATGGTGGTTGAACGTCTGTTGGGAATGGGAAACCTGATGTAAAAGTCAGACATGGAACAACCAAGCATTTGAGAGCGTGTTTCGACGCGAAAATGGCTCATTATATCATACCCTTTAAGCTCGCTTCACCAAGAGACTCGGGTTTTGTCGTAGGGGAGGGCAGCGCGCCATTTGAGAGCAAGAACAGGGACTGAGCGGCGACGTCCCTCTCTGCGGCATCACGGGCTCCTTTCCTGATGGGTGCGGGCGATAACGTGATGACCTTGAAGATGGAGTTGTCGGAGATGGTTGCATGCTGGTGAATCGGGGTAGAGATCTCGGCGGACGATGACCGGCTCGACGTTCGTGAGGTTGAAGAAGACAGAGCCTCTTCCGTCTGGACCCTCTTTGACTCtgcggcgtcgtcgtcgacctcTTCAGCCTTTCGTTTCCTGTTGGCAGTGTCCGTCGGGGAGGAAGCCCGGTCGCTGGACCGCGCCGAGGCGATCTCGTCGGCGTCCCTCTTGGTCCTGGTGGCGAGCGATGAGACCACTGGGCAGGTGACGTATCGTTTTATCCATGGGTAAACTTCGACTTCCTTGCGGCATGGGAGCGACTTGGAGCTCTCTTCATCCGGATATCCCGTGGCCACCGGGACGTCATCGTCCTGAACCGAGTGGTAAGGCATGATGGGGAAAGATTTgcgagtttttttttattatttttctttctgttttGGCGAGTCAAGGGCGTAGTGACTTGTGCACAACAGGCAGAGGACAATGGCAGACAATGGCCTTGTTTTCGACGGTGGTGGAGAAGACACTGAAGAAGGGAATgagtagaaaaaaaagggatgtCGAAACAGCCAAGATAAATAGGTTGGCAAACAGGACTCTTTATTCGAGTTGTTGCAGTTTCGGCAAGACAAGGGTGTGGAGTTTGGTGTGGATTGATGAAAGTgagaagagagaagaagaagggatCACAGAAGGAAAAATATGCGATGAGGGTTCATTTTCTGTATTGCTTCTTTCGGGCTCTCTTCTTCAGCATAAGCATCCGGGGAAGCGAGGGGTACCACTGTACCTCATGTATGATATGCACCGCACCGCACCGCAAAGTCAGCCATGatggcttttgctttttgcttCTCCTTTGCCGTAGCGGGGGCATATATCGTCAAAGGAAATCAATCGAGACAATTATTCGACCTTGCGTCCAATGGGCAGAAAACGCCATGAGCTAGTTCTACACCCCCCCTTCCTCCGAGGGGGCGTGCCCATTCGTCTTTCTAGCTTGTTACTCTTCTTGCCTTTTTGTTCAAAGCTCCTGTTTGATAGGTCACGGTTTGACAAGCTGTCCAACCAAGTTGGTCTGCAGGCTCAAGAAGCAACCCCATGTTGATCTGGGCAATCTCACTCACGGCCAATCAATCACTACCCTCACACCCTCCCACACCTGTCAGTTTGACCAGTGAACCCCCCCAGACAGCttgccagaaaaaaaaagttccaaAACATGGACAAGCATACGGAGCTGGCCCCGGTTCGAGGGGCAGCTCATGACTGCAACACAGAGGAGAGGTTGCTCGACTGACAGGCATGCCGCCTCTTGGCTCACGCTGAGGCTTGCCGTAGTGGCGCACACGGCTAGACTCGGCAGCCTCGTCTTTGGCCTGGAGCCCACTAACGGAGAATAGCGTCGAGGTGCTTTGTGTCGAAAAAACAAACTGATCTCTTTcaatttgtctttttttccccaccCGTAGCCAATGGCCTCCTTTGAAAACGGGTAAATTCTTTCGAATAGTCCTTCGAATGGAATGGCCCGTGGAGCCTTGCCCGTCGCTAGTACGATCGCGGGATGTCAGTTTAACCCAGTCCTCGTCTACTAGCCCAAACCTACATCCTCTAGCTTGCACGCTTGCATCGGCAAAAGAACCACTTGTCTCTTTTTATTTTAGCAGCCTAGTGGGCAAGGTTGACTGCTGCCAGGCGCGACAGCAGATGCAGGAGCTGCCAATTTTGACTTTGGACGGCGGCACGCCCAATTGCGTCTTGAGAGGTGTCGAGCGGCCGTTGCCACGAGAAGTTCAACGTCCGTACGTGCCGTTGATCGTCCCGGACTATGAAGCTAATTCACCTAGCGGG contains:
- a CDS encoding ATP-dependent RNA helicase MRH4; translation: MLRSSLGSVCLACRISGNAGAAPGAVAYRPQLSTAIRGSTIQLQSSLSFSTSNARQATRRERTPSRMVLSDRVGRSTARDGDKKPRRRVDGPFAGMNRTVANFDPETRSKLSRDNSNNNRSSKNGREGGKKLGRDGKGFKALNMQRSLASIGYGHRTTVKAKMQEVDSFDQFDLLPQVKDAVLNEALKGMLDIKPTPVQRLAIPALLGQTTGARSRWRTKSKPADSGSEAASPDAPPPPREEFLLAAETGSGKTLAYLVPAFNALKEAEASDPDIIAYNQRRAEERALLAKNPGSKIKTRPEPHPTMSRPRVVILVPTAELVDQVGRVAKSLSHVAKARTRMISANMSATMIENDVFSPAGIDILISTPHLLASIAESHPNILSRVSHLVVDEADSLLDRSFSEVTTPIIDRALPSIRQLVLCSATIPRRLDNYLASRFPNMRRITTPNLHAIPRRVQLGVIDVARDPYRGNKNIACADAIWSIGKEAGRHEGPVKGQVDVRRIMVFVNEREKTQEVAEYLKSKGIDAVALHRDTSEERQSEMLASFTSNETMSIPTPEGGVAGSPRSSRTLPNTKVIVATDLASRGIDTLAVRHVVLYDVPHTTIDFIHRLGRAGRMGRRGRGIVLVGNDDRKDIVAEVKESMFMGQALV